The following coding sequences are from one Aeromicrobium duanguangcaii window:
- the argS gene encoding arginine--tRNA ligase: MTPEQLSDAIVAALTSLVDAGRVTLPDPVPSQVRVERPKVKEHGDYATNIAMQLGKKAGMNPREFAELLAAELASTEGISAAEVAGPGFLNIRVSAGAQGEIARNVLEAGAAYGHGAPTGRSINMEFISANPTGPLHLGHTRWAAVGDAIARVMAAAGNEVTREFYINDRGNQMDKFGASLMARAHGEEPPEDGYHGAYVADLAARIVEADPGITSLPRDEQTIAFREAGYALQLAEHKSELAEFNTHFDVWFSERSLHESDAVERSLARLREQGRLFEAEGATWMRTTDFGDDKDRVLLRGNGELTYFASDTAYYVDKRDRGFETCIYLLGADHHGYVGRLNAMAACVGDTPGEQIEVLIGQLVKILQNGQELKLSKRAGTIVSLRELIDLIGVDPLRYTLIRYPTDSPLTLDVAEMTRKSNDNPVYYVQYAHARLSSIVRNAADLGLTADLESFDPSQLSEERSGALLRALAEFPRVVARAAELREPHRVARYLEETASTFHKFYDECRVLPQGDEEPTDTHRARLVLVAATRQVLANGLDLLGVSAPDRM; this comes from the coding sequence GTGACCCCCGAGCAGCTTTCCGACGCCATCGTCGCCGCCCTCACGTCCCTCGTGGACGCCGGCCGCGTGACCCTCCCCGACCCGGTTCCGAGCCAGGTCCGCGTCGAGCGACCGAAGGTCAAGGAGCACGGCGACTACGCCACCAACATCGCGATGCAGCTGGGCAAGAAGGCCGGCATGAACCCGCGCGAGTTCGCCGAGCTGCTCGCCGCCGAGCTGGCCAGCACCGAGGGCATCTCGGCCGCCGAGGTCGCCGGACCGGGCTTCCTGAACATCCGCGTCTCCGCCGGCGCACAGGGTGAGATCGCGCGGAACGTCCTGGAGGCGGGGGCCGCGTACGGCCACGGCGCGCCGACCGGCCGCTCGATCAACATGGAGTTCATCAGCGCCAACCCGACCGGCCCGCTGCACCTGGGCCACACGCGCTGGGCCGCCGTCGGCGACGCCATCGCGCGCGTCATGGCCGCTGCCGGCAACGAGGTCACCCGCGAGTTCTACATCAACGACCGCGGCAACCAGATGGACAAGTTCGGCGCCTCGCTGATGGCCCGCGCGCACGGCGAGGAGCCGCCCGAGGACGGGTACCACGGTGCTTACGTCGCCGATCTGGCCGCGCGGATCGTCGAGGCCGATCCGGGCATCACGTCGCTGCCGCGGGACGAGCAGACGATCGCGTTCCGTGAGGCCGGCTATGCGTTGCAGCTCGCCGAGCACAAGTCCGAGCTGGCGGAGTTCAACACCCACTTCGACGTGTGGTTCTCCGAGCGCTCGCTGCACGAGTCCGACGCGGTCGAGCGCAGCCTCGCGCGCCTGCGCGAGCAGGGCCGGCTGTTCGAGGCCGAGGGTGCCACGTGGATGCGCACGACGGACTTCGGCGACGACAAGGACCGGGTGCTGCTGCGCGGCAACGGCGAGCTGACCTACTTCGCCTCCGACACGGCCTACTACGTCGACAAGCGCGACCGTGGCTTCGAGACCTGCATCTACCTGCTGGGTGCCGACCACCACGGCTACGTCGGTCGCCTGAACGCGATGGCGGCCTGCGTGGGGGACACCCCCGGTGAGCAGATCGAGGTGCTGATCGGCCAGCTGGTCAAGATCCTGCAGAACGGCCAGGAGCTCAAGCTCAGCAAGCGCGCCGGCACGATCGTGTCGCTGCGCGAGCTGATCGACCTCATCGGCGTCGACCCGCTGCGGTACACCCTGATCCGGTACCCGACCGACTCGCCGCTGACGCTCGATGTCGCCGAGATGACCCGCAAGAGCAACGACAACCCGGTCTACTACGTGCAGTACGCGCACGCCCGGCTCTCCTCGATCGTGCGCAACGCTGCGGATCTGGGACTCACCGCCGACCTCGAGTCCTTCGACCCGTCGCAGCTGTCCGAGGAGCGCTCGGGTGCCCTGCTGCGGGCGCTGGCCGAGTTCCCGCGCGTCGTCGCCCGCGCTGCCGAGCTGCGCGAGCCGCACCGGGTCGCGCGGTACCTCGAGGAGACCGCCTCGACGTTCCACAAGTTCTACGACGAGTGCCGCGTCCTCCCGCAGGGGGACGAGGAGCCGACCGACACCCACCGGGCACGTCTGGTCCTGGTCGCGGCGACGCGTCAAGTCCTGGCGAACGGCCTCGACCTGCTCGGCGTCTCCGCGCCGGATCGGATGTGA
- the lysA gene encoding diaminopimelate decarboxylase, translating to MRSHEAGALHGQAGSRGPEWLREPDDANQLVPQLWAANVSKVDGVLTVAGESAPELAQEFGTPLYVVDEDDFRSRARAFRDAFPTADVYYAGKAFLCVATARWIAEEGLNLDVCTGGELAVALRAGFPTERIGHHGNNKSVAELRRCLEVGVGRIVIDSFEEIERLDALTAELGVRAPVMVRVTAGVEAHTHEYISTSHEDQKFGFSISDGAALDAVQRVLATDGLDFLGLHSHIGSQIFVTDGFEVAARRVLRLHAQIARELGVTAPELDLGGGFGIAYTTQDDPRAPEDLGSEIVKIVTDECAALGMDVPQLSIEPGRAIAGPSTFTLYEVGTTKAVGLDNGGSRLYVSVDGGMSDNLRPALYGADYSCTLASRESHARPVLARVVGKHCESGDIVVKSEFLPSDVAAGDLLAVPGTGAYCRSLANNYNHVPRAAVVAVRDGEARLILRRETEDDLLALDVE from the coding sequence ATGCGCTCCCACGAGGCAGGCGCCCTGCACGGACAGGCCGGCAGCAGGGGCCCGGAGTGGCTCCGTGAGCCGGACGACGCCAACCAGCTCGTCCCGCAGCTGTGGGCGGCCAACGTCAGCAAGGTCGACGGCGTCCTGACGGTCGCCGGCGAGTCCGCGCCCGAGCTGGCGCAGGAGTTCGGCACGCCGCTCTACGTCGTCGACGAGGACGACTTCCGGTCCCGGGCCCGCGCCTTCCGCGACGCGTTCCCGACCGCCGACGTCTACTACGCCGGCAAGGCCTTCCTCTGCGTCGCCACGGCCCGCTGGATCGCCGAGGAGGGCCTCAACCTCGACGTGTGCACCGGTGGCGAGCTGGCCGTCGCGCTGCGTGCGGGCTTCCCGACCGAGCGCATCGGCCACCATGGCAACAACAAGTCCGTCGCCGAGCTGCGCCGGTGCCTCGAGGTCGGCGTCGGCCGCATCGTCATCGACTCCTTCGAGGAGATCGAGCGACTCGACGCCCTCACCGCCGAGCTGGGTGTCCGGGCGCCGGTCATGGTGCGTGTCACCGCCGGCGTCGAGGCGCACACCCACGAGTACATCTCGACCTCGCACGAGGACCAGAAGTTCGGCTTCTCGATCTCCGATGGCGCAGCGCTCGACGCCGTGCAGCGCGTGCTGGCCACCGACGGCCTGGACTTCCTCGGGCTCCACTCGCACATCGGCTCGCAGATCTTCGTCACCGACGGCTTCGAGGTGGCCGCCCGCCGGGTCCTGCGTCTGCATGCGCAGATCGCCCGCGAGCTCGGTGTCACGGCGCCCGAGCTCGACCTCGGCGGCGGCTTCGGCATCGCCTACACGACCCAGGACGATCCCCGGGCCCCCGAGGACCTGGGCAGCGAGATCGTCAAGATCGTCACCGACGAGTGCGCCGCGCTCGGCATGGACGTGCCGCAGCTGTCGATCGAGCCCGGCCGTGCCATCGCCGGCCCGTCCACGTTCACCCTCTACGAGGTCGGCACCACCAAGGCGGTCGGCCTCGACAACGGCGGCTCGCGACTCTACGTCTCGGTCGACGGCGGGATGAGCGACAACCTCCGCCCCGCGCTCTACGGCGCCGACTACTCGTGCACGCTCGCCTCCCGCGAGTCGCACGCCCGCCCCGTGCTGGCGCGCGTCGTGGGCAAGCACTGCGAGTCCGGCGACATCGTCGTCAAGTCCGAGTTCCTGCCGTCGGACGTGGCCGCCGGCGACCTGCTGGCCGTCCCGGGGACGGGCGCCTACTGCCGCTCGCTGGCCAACAACTACAACCACGTGCCGCGCGCGGCCGTGGTGGCGGTCCGAGACGGCGAGGCGCGGTTGATCCTGCGTCGCGAGACCGAGGACGACCTGCTCGCGCTCGACGTCGAGTGA
- a CDS encoding response regulator, with product MPPTVLVVDDTASIRFLIRTNLELAGFDVIEAADGQDCLDVLAGLETLPDVITMDMMMPRMDGVTAITRVRANPRFAGVGLVMVSTQSQQIDLNRAAAAGVDEYVTKPFDPDTLVATVRRVLESRR from the coding sequence GTGCCCCCCACCGTGCTGGTCGTCGACGACACGGCATCCATCCGATTCCTGATTCGCACGAACCTCGAACTGGCCGGATTCGACGTGATCGAGGCTGCGGACGGCCAGGACTGTCTCGACGTCCTGGCCGGTCTCGAGACGCTGCCCGACGTCATCACGATGGACATGATGATGCCGCGCATGGACGGCGTCACCGCCATCACCCGCGTGCGGGCGAACCCGCGCTTCGCGGGGGTGGGCCTCGTGATGGTCTCGACCCAGAGTCAGCAGATCGATCTCAACCGCGCGGCGGCCGCCGGGGTCGACGAGTACGTGACCAAGCCGTTCGACCCCGACACCCTGGTCGCGACCGTCCGCCGGGTCCTCGAATCTCGCCGCTAG
- a CDS encoding DUF1345 domain-containing protein, producing the protein MNRGASHLLLMVVTGVPAGILAAVLAAGPVAPVIGWGTACAAYVLHIYLTTRRLDATGTRAHALETDPSRHFTEAAMVLATVASFGAVGYMLVTQADTHAAERVRALLAVGSVACSWIMIHTLYTLRYAGAYYSGPAGGVDFNTEDPPRYGDFAYMAFTVGMTYQIADTNLQSSRLRSLTLRHGLLSYLFGTVILVTAINLGANFVR; encoded by the coding sequence GTGAACCGGGGAGCCAGCCATCTGCTGTTGATGGTCGTCACCGGGGTCCCGGCCGGGATCCTGGCGGCGGTGCTCGCGGCCGGACCGGTCGCCCCCGTCATCGGCTGGGGAACGGCCTGTGCCGCGTACGTCCTGCACATCTACCTGACGACCCGGCGCCTGGACGCGACCGGCACGCGGGCGCACGCGCTGGAGACCGACCCGTCGCGACACTTCACGGAGGCCGCGATGGTGCTGGCGACGGTCGCCAGCTTCGGCGCCGTCGGCTACATGCTCGTGACCCAGGCCGACACCCACGCGGCCGAGCGGGTCCGTGCGCTGCTGGCGGTGGGCAGTGTGGCGTGCTCGTGGATCATGATCCACACGCTCTACACGCTGCGCTACGCCGGCGCCTACTACAGCGGGCCGGCGGGCGGGGTCGACTTCAACACCGAGGACCCGCCGCGCTACGGCGACTTCGCCTACATGGCCTTCACCGTGGGGATGACCTACCAGATCGCCGACACCAACCTGCAGAGCAGCCGACTGCGGTCGCTCACCCTGCGTCACGGATTGCTCTCGTACCTGTTCGGCACGGTCATCCTCGTCACCGCGATCAACCTCGGGGCGAACTTCGTCCGGTGA